In Lycium ferocissimum isolate CSIRO_LF1 chromosome 11, AGI_CSIRO_Lferr_CH_V1, whole genome shotgun sequence, a single genomic region encodes these proteins:
- the LOC132036424 gene encoding uncharacterized protein LOC132036424, whose translation MTSVAAKVAVIGSGISGAVCASTLAKNGISVTLFESARGPGGRMSQRREMTEDGKELHFDHGAPYFSASNTDVLRLICEWQSKGLVAEWKEKFATFDCTSKQFLDIEEEGLDKKYVGVPGMNSICKSLCQEPGVQSRFGVGIGKLEWLDDEDSWSLMGLNGESLGYFKGVVTSDKSTFSQRFTNVTGKPVPIDMGKFPEIPLKLTEIPASPCFALMLAFEEPLIEIPIRGFSFKSSKVLHRAFCDSSKPGRSRNSECWVLHSTPEYAQDVVAQTGLQKPSSATLAKVAEELFQEFQSTQLSIPHAFFKKAHRWGSAFPATSIAGEDKCLWDAKKRLAICGDFCVSPNVEGAIISGLAAAAKCSDVLCRL comes from the exons aTGACCAGTGTTGCTGCCAAAGTTGCAGTCATCGGTAGTGGAA tTTCAGGAGCTGTTTGTGCATCCACTTTAGCCAAGAATGGAATTTCAGTAACCCTTTTTGAATCTGCAAGAGGTCCAGGTGGCCGTATGTCACAAAGAAG AGAAATGACAGAAGATGGGAAAGAGCTACATTTCGATCATGGGGCTCCATATTTTTCAGCTAGCAATACTGATGTGCTGAGACTTATTTGTGAGTGGCAATCAAAGGGACTTGTTGCTGAGTGGAAAGAAAAATTTGCTACTTTTGATTGTACTTCCAAGCAATTTCTTGATATTGAAGAG GAAGGTTTAGACAAGAAATACGTCGGTGTTCCAGGAATGAATTCAATTTGTAAATCATTATGCCAGGAGCCTG GTGTTCAAAGTAGGTTTGGAGTAGGCATTGGGAAGTTGGAGTGGTTGGATGATGAAGATTCATGGTCATTGATGGGTTTAAATGGTGAAAGTCTTGGCTATTTTAAGGGAGTGGTGACATCAGATAAAAGTACATTTTCACAGAGGTTCACTAATGTAACAGGAAAACCTGTACCAATTG ACATGGGAAAATTCCCAGAAATACCGTTGAAGCTGACAGAAATTCCTGCTAGTCCATGCTTTGCTCTCATGTTGGCATTTGAAGAGCCTTTGATAGAG ATACCAATAAGAGGCTTCTCATTCAAGAGCTCAAAAGTTCTACATCGGGCATTCTGTGACAGCAGCAAACCTGGGCGTTCACGCAATAG CGAATGCTGGGTGTTGCACTCCACGCCGGAGTATGCTCAGGATGTTGTTGCCCAGACAGGACTTCAGAAGCCTTCCAGTGCAACACTAGCAAAAGTAGCTGAAGAACTATTTCAAGAATTCCAAAGCACACAGCTCAGTATACCTCATGCATTTTTTAAGAAAGCTCATCGATG GGGCAGTGCATTCCCAGCAACAAGCATAGCAGGAGAAGATAAATGCCTTTGGGACGCGAAGAAAAGGCTGGCAATATGTGGAGACTTTTGTGTTAGTCCAAATGTTGAAGGGGCTATAATCAGTGGCTTGGCTGCTGCTGCAAAATGTTCTGATGTGCTTTGTCGCTTATAG
- the LOC132035885 gene encoding cold-responsive protein kinase 1, translating into MTCFPLFCRKSQPSTRHASEFDGELSGVKNVTLFSYKQLRIATDDFSPVNKIGEGGFGSVYKGRLKSGKMAAIKVLSSESKQGVREFLTEIKVISDVEHENLVKLYGCCIEDDHRILIYNYLENNSLAQTLLGGGHSSIQFSWRTRTKICIGVAKGLAYLHEQVKPHIIHRDIKASNILLDKDLTPKISDFGLAKLIPPNATHVSTRVAGTIGYLAPEYAIRGQATRKSDVYSYGVLLIEIVTGRCNTNSRLPVEEQYLLERTWQLFERKELVLLVDTSLDGHFDAEQACKFLKIGLLCTQDALKLRPSMSTILKMLTGEMEVDDNKITKPGLISDFMDLKIKNVPKDRPEHINAVYDYVLSTDNTTTLPSTSSSQGNSTFTTAAYDQSI; encoded by the exons atgacttgctttcctttattctgtagaaaaagtcaGCCATCAACTAGGCATGCATCCGAATTTGATGGTG AGCTCTCTGGCGTCAAGAATGTCACTCTTTTCTCCTATAAGCAGTTAAGAATTGCCACAGATGATTTTAGTCCGGTCAATAAAATTGGAGAAGGTGGATTTGGTTCTGTTTATAAG GGAAGGCTAAAAAGTGGAAAGATGGCTGCTATAAAGGTTCTTTCAAGTGAATCAAAGCAGGGTGTTAGGGAGTTCTTGACAGAAATTAAAGTGATATCAGACGTTGAACATGAAAATTTAGTCAAACTCTATGGCTGTTGTATAGAAGACGATCACAGGATATTGATCTACAACTATCTTGAAAATAACAGCCTTGCTCAAACCCTTCTCG GTGGAGGACACAGTAGTATCCAGTTCAGTTGGCGAACACGGACTAAAATTTGCATTGGAGTTGCAAAGGGGCTAGCTTATCTCCATGAACAAGTGAAGCCACATATAATTCACCGTGATATCAAAGCGAGTAATATTCTCCTTGACAAGGACTTGACACCCAAGATTTCAGATTTTGGCCTGGCAAAGCTCATTCCCCCCAACGCCACTCATGTTAGTACACGCGTCGCAGGAACCAT TGGTTATTTGGCACCAGAGTATGCAATTAGAGGCCAGGCAACACGCAAATCAGATGTTTACAGTTATGGTGTTCTTCTGATAGAAATCGTGACTGGAAGATGCAACACAAACTCACGTTTACCTGTTGAAGAACAATATCTCCTTGAAAGG ACATGGCagctttttgaaagaaaggagctGGTTTTGTTAGTAGACACATCACTAGATGGGCATTTTGATGCTGAACAGGCCTGCAAGTTCTTGAAAATCGGGCTCCTCTGCACTCAAGATGCCTTAAAGCTTCGGCCATCCATGTCGACTATTCTCAAGATGTTAACCGGTGAGATGGAGGTTGATGACAATAAGATAACAAAACCAGGCTTGATCTCTGATTTCATGGATCTCAAGATTAAAAACGTCCCTAAAGATCGTCCTGAACACATTAACGCAGTATATGATTATGTGTTATCTACGGACAATACAACAACTTTGCCATCCACGAGTTCTTCACAAGGTAACTCGACGTTCACAACTGCTGCATATGATCAAAGCATTTGA
- the LOC132036706 gene encoding probable protein phosphatase 2C 6 has protein sequence MGICYSSSKGKSSEKECDGKNESKMIDLKLRKSSSSSNGDFSTFISKLSGGGGSGVIGVEERGLEQIPGRLIENGGSGVACLYTQQGKKGINQDAMIVWENYCSRSDTILCGVYDGHGPHGHMVARKVRDYLPILLRSEWETKSCGDQNAVSENGHTNGGSHFDDIVDDDLVESVEAENNEKFPEIHLPLKRSMLRAFRSMDKELKLHPSIDCFCSGSTAVTLVMQGQDIFVGNVGDSRAVLATRDKDNSLMAVQLTVDLKPNLPREAARIHKCKGRVFALQDEPEVARVWLPNCDSPGLAMARAFGDFCLKDFGLISVPDVYYHHITEGDEFVLLATDGVWDVLSNKEAVDIVASAPSRATAGRALVDCATRAWRLKYPTSKNDDCAVVCLYLDTTPVPDVKGIEGQNKLTNSPEVEIKTNTIDGNKLTSSPEVEIKTITTDGNKLTNSPEMEIKTNTIDGNVRRSDTEAISTSQTVGLEDPNTTKDDSEIVPVVESLEEQHPGKGLGQSKRSIAEFLSTAQDDEWSALEGITRVNSLLSIPRFLSAEKRSNSWRRKWL, from the exons atgggaatTTGCTATTCTTCAAGTAAAGGGAAGAGTAGTGAGAAGGAATGTGATGGAAAAAATGAGAGTAAAATGattgatttgaagttgaggAAGAGTAGTAGTTCTTCTAATGGTGATTTTAGTACATTTATAAGTAAGTTGAGTGGTGGTGGAGGAAGTGGAGTTATTGGAGTTGAGGAGAGGGGACTTGAACAGATACCGGGAAGGTTAATAGAGAATGGTGGTAGTGGTGTTGCTTGTTTATATACTCAGCAAGGAAAGAAAGGTATCAATCAAGATGCCATGATTGTTTGGGAG AATTATTGTTCGAGAAGCGATACAATCCTTTGTGGAGTATATGATGGGCATGGTCCTCATGGTCATATGGTTGCACGGAAAGTTCGAGATTATCTTCCAATTTTGCTGCGATCAGAGTGGGAAACTAAATCCTGTGGTGATCAAAATGCTGTATCCGAAAATGGACATACTAATGGAGGCTCACATTTTGACGACATTGTGGATGATGATTTGGTTGAATCAGTGGAAGCTGAGAACAACGAAAAATTCCCAGAAATCCATCTGCCACTTAAGAGGTCAATGTTAAGGGCTTTTAGATCAATGGATAAGGAACTGAAGTTACACCCCTCAATTGACTGTTTCTGCAGCGGTTCAACTGCTGTTACTTTGGTAATGCAG GGCCAGGATATATTTGTTGGTAATGTTGGCGACTCAAGAGCAGTTTTGGCAACAAGAGATAAAGACAACTCTTTAATGGCTGTACAGTTGACAGTAGATTTGAAGCCTAATCTTCCAA GAGAAGCTGCTAGAATCCATAAATGTAAAGGAAGGGTTTTCGCATTGCAAGATGAGCCAGAGGTTGCACGTGTGTGGTTGCCAAACTGTGACTCTCCAGGTTTGGCAATGGCCAGAGCATTTGGTGATTTTTGTCTCAAGGATTTTGGGTTAATTTCTGTACCGGATGTGTATTACCACCACATTACTGAAGGGGACGAGTTTGTCCTCCTTGCAACTGATGGG GTTTGGGATGTCCTTTCTAATAAGGAAGCTGTGGATATTGTGGCTTCTGCTCCAAGCCGTGCAACAGCTGGCCGAGCTCTTGTTGACTGTGCTACGAGAGCATGGAGACTAAAATATCCGACGTCAAAGAATGACGACTGTGCTGTAGTATGCCTTTACCTAGACACCACACCTGTACCTGATGTCAAGGGGATAGAAGGCCAAAATAAGCTGACAAATTCCCCTGAAGTGGAAATTAAGACAAATACTATAGATGGAAATAAGCTGACAAGTTCCCCTGAAGTGGAAATTAAGACAATTACGACAGATGGGAATAAGCTTACCAATTCTCCTGAAATGGAAATTAAGACAAATACTATAGATGGAAATGTTAGAAGATCAGATACTGAAGCTATTTCAACCTCTCAGACTGTCGGTCTTGAAGATCCCAATACTACCAAGGATGATAGTGAGATAGTTCCAGTTGTTGAGTCACTGGAAGAACAACATCCGGGTAAGGGTCTTGGCCAGTCTAAGAGAAGTATAGCTGAGTTCCTTTCAACTGCACAAGACGACGAATGGTCAGCCCTCGAGGGAATAACCAGAGTTAATAGTCTTCTAAGTATTCCTAGATTCTTGTCTGCTGAAAAAAGGTCTAACAGTTGGAGAAGAAAATGGTTATGA